From the genome of Oceanispirochaeta sp. M1:
TTCAATTTAACTGAAGACCAGATTCTTACTTCGTTGAAAAGTGCTCAGACTTACTTTGATGCATATGATGATAACCGAACCCGGAAAGAAATAAACAGAGTTCTCTATTCAAATGCTTCAGAATCTGCCAAACAGCGGGCACGTATACTTGAGGGCTATCTGAAAGAGCCAGATCTTACATCCTTTGAAAACATTTTTGACTATAAAGATGTGATTGAAGATCCCTATCTATATAATAAATGCTTTATCAGGTGGAAAGGGCGCTTTTCCAATCTGAATATGTCCGATCCGGGAATGTTCTTTGATTTTCTGGTGGGTTATGATACCGCAGAGGTACTTGAAGGTATTGAACCGGCGTATACCGATTTCCAGGTACGTCTGGACAGCAGCCTTCCCCTGGAAGTTCTGGGACAGATAGAGACACTCGACAGAGACAGCCTCAGGATCAGAGTTGTTTCACTTCGAAATATAGTTGATCCATAATCTCTTTGCTGGTATATTAACAATACAAATGTATAGTGTTTTGCTGAATCTCAAAATTATGTTAATTATGTATGAAGTATGAGAGCAGTTTTTACTGTATGATTATTATCAATAATTAACAGTAAGGCTCAGTTCAGTTGAATCAGCGGAGGAAAATCATGGCAGATAAAAGCTCAGATGACAAAAAAAAGGCTATAGAAGCCGCCCGTCTACAGATAGAAAAGCAGTTCGGTAAGGGTTCCATCATGAAAATGGGCGATCAGCCTCATATGGAAGTTGAGGCTATCCCTTCAGGTTCAATTCTTCTGGATGAAGCATTAGGTGTAGGTGGATATCCCAAGGGCCGTATTGTTGAAATTTATGGTCCTGAATCCTCAGGAAAAACAACACTGGCTCTTCATGCAATTGCTGAGTCTCAGAAACAGGGTGGTATTGCTGCTTTTATCGATGCAGAGCATGCCCTTGATCCTTCATATGCCAGGGGACTTGGTGTCAATGTTGATGAATTGTGGGTTTCTCAGCCTGACACAGGTGAACAGTCACTGGAAATAACAGAGTCTTTAATCCGTTCCGGTGCTGTAGATATCATTGTCGTTGACTCAGTTGCCGCTTTGACGCCACGTGCCGAGATCGAAGGGGATATGGGTGATTCCCATATGGGATTACAGGCAAGACTGATGAGTCAGGCTCTTCGTAAATTGACAGGTATCATTTCCAAGTCCAACGCTTGTCTTATTTTTATCAATCAGATTCGTATGAAAATAGGTGTTATGTTTGGAAATCCTGAAACCACAACTGGTGGTAATGCTCTGAAATTCTATTCTTCAGTCCGTCTTGAGGTTCGAAAGATTGAAACAATGGCCAAGGGACAGGAAGATGCAATCGGTAACAGGGTTCGTGTAAAAGTTGTAAAAAATAAGGTAGCCCCTCCTTTTCGTAAGGTGGAACTTGAAATTATATTCGGTAAGGGTATTTCTTCTATTGCAAGTCTTATGGATGCAGCTCTGAAGTATGAACTGATTCAGAAAAGCGGAAGCTGGTACTCCATGGATGAGGAGAGAATCGGACAGGGACGTGATAATGTCAAAAAATATCTGGAAGATAATGAAGTTATTGCAGAGAATCTTCTTTTACAATTAAGAGGAATAATGTTCCCTTCCAAGAAAGTTGAAGCTCCCAAGGATGATAAGAAAGTTAAGAAAGCTACTAAAGATAAAGAACCCAAGAAAATAAAAGAGGAGTTGTTCTGAAAGAAGAACACTCCTTAAACAAGGTCTATATCGGTATCGGCACAAATGTGGGCGATCGTATTGCCAATCTCCTTGGCGCATGCAGATCCCTGAATGATATATTGGATGATTTCTCAGCATCCTCTGTCTGGGAAACCAGAGCTATGATTGTTGAAGATCAGCCTAATTTTCTTAATATGGCAGTCTGTGGTGACTATCAGGGAGGCGAGAACAGTCTTCTTGAAGATCTCCAACGCATTGAAGCCTCCCTGGGGCGTGACCGCAGCAGGGAGATCCCTAAAGGTCCAAGAACAATGGATCTTGATATATTGTTCTTTTCAGATAAAAAAATTGAAACAGAGACACTTACAATTCCCCATCCGGGAATTCGGCTGAGGGCCTTTGTTCTCTATCCTCTTCTGGAAGTTTATCCCAAAGATTCACCGGCCTATATTCAATATAAGGAAGCACTGGAACAAATGGATGATCAGGGTGTAGAGTGTTTTATAAAAATTATGAAGGGAAAAAGTATCTTCAAAGCCTTGGAGGAAAAGCGCATTGAGTGAACATGTTACATTTCAGCTGGATCAGTTTGAGGGTCCTCTAGACCTGCTGCTGTTCCTTATAAAGAAAAATGAAGTGAATATATATGACATTCCCATTTCTTCCATAACGGAGCAGTATCTTTCTTTTCTTCAATACTCAACAGCGGTCAATTTAGAGAATATTACAGAATTCTATCTCCTTGCCGCTACTCTTCTTTACATCAAATCCAGAATGCTTCTACCTGTGGAGGTCGATTTTTCAGATGAAATTGAAGACCCTCGGGAAGAGCTTGTTGCTAAACTGATCGATTATCAGAAATATAAAAAACTCTCAGAGCTTATGACAGAGCAGGAAAAATCCACAGAGTGGGTAATTGAGCGTAAAAAGAAACAGCGTATGCTCCCCTTTGATAATGAAGAGGAGCTCTGGGAAGAAGTTGATGTGTGGGAGCTTCTGCAGAGTTTCTCTACTGTTATGGGGTCACTTACAAAGGAAGCTATTGTAAATCTCTATGAGGAAGTGACTGTAAATGAGAAGATTACTCTTATTCAGGAACTCCTTGAAGAGAGGGGTGAATTCGGCTTTACCGACATCCTGATCAATCCCAATTCTATAATGGAAATTGTCTGTGCTTTTCTGGCAGTCCTAGAATCTGTTAAAACCAGGCTCATAATGGTCTATCAGAACAAGCTTTTTGGCGATATTATGATAAAATCAAGACATTCGGAACAAGAGAGTGAGAAACATGAATCTGATTCAGGAACGATCGATAGTTGAAGCAGCCTTATTTCTTGAAAGTGATCCCGTTACAATTGAGCATCTGATCAAAGTCACAGGTTTATCCAGGGATGTTCTTAAAGAGGTGATGGATGAATTGAAAGATCACTATGCAGGCGAAGAGCATGGAATAGTGATTAACGAAGTGCAGGGTGGATATGTACTGGCTGCTAAAGAGGCTCTTTGGGATAATCTGAAAGAGTACTATGGTAAAAAAAATGAAGACAAATTGTCCCGTGCCGCTATGGAAACATTATCTATTATCGCTTATTCTCAACCGCTGACTAAAGCTGAGATAGAAAATATCCGCGGTGTCAGCTCCGACGGAATGATCCGTCTCCTGGTTAAAAGAGGTCTTATCCGTGAAGTCGGTAAAAAAGATGTACCCGGAAAACCTCTTCAGTACGGAACATCCAAGGAATTTCTGAAACTTTTCAGATTGAAGAGTATATCGGATTTACCAAAACTGGATGAAGTTGAACAGAAAAGGTTTGAATTGAATGGATAAAGATTTTGAATCACTGAGACTGCAGGTCTATCTGGCCCGCTGCGGTGTAGGAAGCAGAAGGAAATGTGAAGAATATATCTCTGATGGAAGGGTAACCGTCAATGATAAGGCAGTTCTTGTTCCCGGACAGAAAGTCGGTCCCGAAGACCGCGTGTGCTATAACGGAAGACCGGTGCGTCCTGAAAGGGAAAATGTCTACATCGCTTTACATAAGCCCTCCGGCTTTATTTGCTCCAATCAGGACGATCAGGGGCGGCCTTTGGCTATCTCTCTTCTCTCTGATGTAACAAACAAAAGACTCTATAATGTAGGCCGCCTGGATTATATGACCTCGGGTCTTATTTTCTTTACAAATGACGGTGAGTTTTCCAAACTTATGACACATCCTTCCTCCCATCTGGAAAAGGAATATATGGTCACCACGAAAAAAGAGATACCCAAAGAGCTTATGGAACAGTTTAAGAAGGGAATGTCTGTGCAGGGTGAGTATTTCCGTCTCAAGCGTTATACCTTAAAGGGCAGCAGGTCTGTTTCCATTACTCTTGAAGAGGGAAAAAACAAAGAGCTTCGTAAGGTCTTTCTTTCTAAAAATATTACAATCAAGAGTATTCACAGGATCAGAATCGGCAATATCAAGCTGACAGGCCTTGCCTCCGGGCATTTTAGAAAGCTGACAAAAAAAGAGATTGATCAGCTGAAGAATCAGGCAGAAGAAAATAAGCTGAAATCCTCAAAAGCCAGAAATAAAAAATGATAGTAGCAATAGATGGTCCGGCGGGTGTCGGTAAAAGTACAATAGCATCAACAATAGCCCGGGAGATGGGCTATTTTAATCTTAACTCAGGTAATTTCTATCGTGCAGTCTCTCTGTCACTTATGAGGAATAATATAAAAATTGATGATGAAAAAACCGTCTCTGCGATAGCAAAGGGACTGAAGTTCGATATCAGTGACAATCATCTGTATATGAATGATGAGGATGTTGAAGATCTTCTCCACAATGATGAAGTGGATGCCATCGTGGCTGAGGTGTCGGCTATAGTGCCCGTGAGGCACATTGTAAACGAGCATCTGAGAATTCTCAGCAAGTCTCTGGATCTTGTGGCCGAAGGCCGTGATATGACAACTGTTGTTTTTCCTCATGGCGAGGTAAAAGTTTTCCTTGATGCCTCCCCGGAAATACGTGCTGAAAGGCGCTTCAAGCAGGGTGTAAGCACCCTGTCTTATGAGGAAATTCTTGAGGGAATTCGCAAGCGGGATGTGATCGACAGAAACAAAAAAGAGGGAAGTTTAATCATCTCAGATGACGCCTTATATATTGACACATCTAGCTTGACGTTAGAGCAAGTATGTGAGAAAGTAACAGATAAAATTAAAGAATTAAAATAATTCAGGAGAACGGAACGGTTATGGGAAAGACGGATGCTGCTGCAGCAGAGAACAACAGCCAGACACAACTTCAGGAACAATACCTGAAAGCTATGGATCAGCTTGAGGAAGGACAGCTGGTCGATGGTCATGTCATACAGGTAGACAGTGAGTTTGTGTTTATAGATATTGGCTACAAATCTGAAGGAAAAATACCACTTGCCGAGTTCAAAGTAGCTCCTGTTATAGGTGATATCGTTTCTGTCGTACTCGTTAAGAGAGAAGGCAAAAACGGAGAAATAGTAGTCTCAAAGAAAAAAGCCGATGCTAAAGTCATGTGGAAAGAACTCCGCGATGCCTTTCAGGATCATAAAACAGTTAAAGGTAAAGTAGCTAAATCCATCAAGGGTGGATTTGAAGTAGACCTCGGTATTGAAGTTAGGGCTTTTATTCCTATTTCAAAAATGGATCTTCATAGAATCGAAGAGCCCGAAGAATATGTCGGACTTGAATCAGAATTCTATATTGAAAGACTCTATAACGATAAAAAGGTCAATATCGTTTTATCCAGAAGAGAACTTCTGGAAGAAACACTCAGTGCCGCAAAAAAAGATTTTTTTGCCAAAACTTCCATCAATGACGAAGTTACCGGAACAGTTAAAAGCTTTACATCATTCGGTGCTTTTATCGATCTGGGTGGATTTGACGGTCTGCTTCATATCAACGATATGAGCTGGGGTCATGTAAACAGACCCAAGGATTATGTAAAGAAGGGTCAGGAGATCAAACTTAAGGTCATCCGACTGGAAGCTGAAGATGAAAAAATCAATCTCTCCCTCAAGCACTTCACTCAGGACCCCTGGTCCACATTTGAAGATCGTTACCAGGTAGAGGATGTTGTTAAGGGTAAAGTTACCAAATTGACCGATTTCGGAGCCTTCATTGAAATTGAGGAAGGAATCGAAGGTCTTGCTCATATTTCTGAGCTGTCATGGGTGAAACGAATTAAACACCCCAAGGAAATCATGAATATCGGCGACGAAGTTGAAGCCATGATCCTTGGATATGATATCCACGAAGGAAGAATTTCCCTCGGAATGAAGCAGACTCTCCCCAATCCCTGGAATGAGATGGAAGCTAAATACCCTGTAGGTATGAAAATGACCAGAGAGATCAAGAAAGTTACCAATGCCGGTGCTTTTGTTGAACTGGAAGAGGGAATCGACGGTTTCCTCCACGTTGATGATCTGTCCTGGACTAAAAAAATTAAGAATCCTTCTTCAATGCTGAAGGAAGGTGAAGAAATTGAGGTAATAATTACCAATGTAGATACAGAAGCACACAGAATCAGACTGGGAGTTAAACAACTCTCTAATGATCCCTGGGCAGAGCTGCTGAAACTTCACCCCAAGGGAAGCATTATTGAGGGAGAAATTTCTAATATTACTGATTTTGGGCTGTTCGTTAAGGTTCCGGGTGAAATCGAAGGTCTTATTCACAAGAACAATCTGAGTGAAGACAGAGAAGCTGATGCTGATGAGCTGCTTGGTAAATACAAAGTAGGTGAAAAGATTTCTGCTTCTGTTATCGAGCTGCAGCCCGGTAAACAGAAACTTTCTCTTTCTGTCAAGGAAATGAAAATCCGTGAACAGAAGAAGGAAATATCCAAGTATATCCACGAAGATGACGGTGGCGATTCCACTTTCACCCTTGCGGATATGCTTAAGGATAAAGAAAGCTGATCATTCAGCCTTATGTTTGCTGACAAAGTTGATCGAAAGAGACTGGATACTCTCATTGAAATCAATAATTTAATTAATTCCAATTATACAGATATACGGACTCTGATGACCCATATTCTTGAATCATCGACTCGCCTCACCGGAGGCGAGTCTTCTTCTCTTCTTCTCCTGGATTCCGAAACAGATCTGCTTTATTTTGAAATTGCTCTGGGAACCAAGAGTGAAGATGTAAAGAAATTTACCGTTAAAATGGGTGAGGGTATCGCCGGCTGGGTTGCCCAGAACAATACCTCCCTTATAGTAAATGATGTTGAAGATGACCCCCGGTTTTTCTCTGAAATAGATAAGGATGTTGGATATAAAACCACTTCAATACTGGCTGTTCCTCTCCGAATGAAAGATCATTGTGTGGGTGTTATAGAAGTCATCAATAAGAAGAATGAGAGAAAATTTACCGAAGAGGACCTTGAGTGGCTTGAGGTTTTTACCAACCAGGCTTCCCTGGCCTATCAGAACGCCCAGTCTTTTAAGAAAGTAAAGGATGAGCTGTTCAGACTGCAGGATAGAGTTGAGTCTAATTCGGGTTTTCATAAGATGATTTTTCAGAGCAGTGAAATAGATGCTTTGCTTAAAATCACCGATAAAATATCCCAGTCCGACTCGCCCGTACTTATTACAGGCGAAAGCGGTGTAGGAAAGGAACTTTTTGCAGAACAGGTTCATCTGAGAAGCCCGCGCAGTTCTGATACTTTTGTCAGGCTTAACTGTGCGGCTATTCCAGAAGAACTCCTTGAGAGTGAACTCTTCGGGCATGTAAAAGGTGCTTTTACGGATGCTTCAAATGAGAGGATCGGACGATTCTCTCTAGCTGACGGCGGAACAATCTTTCTTGATGAAATCGGAGAGATAAGTCTGGCTGTTCAGGCTAAGCTGCTCAGAGTTCTTCAGAACAGACAGTTTGAAGCTCTGGGATCTTCAGATACCATAACCGTGGATGTAAGAATTATTGCAGCTACAAACAGGAATCTGGAAAGTATGGTTGAAAAGGGAAGTTTCAGAGAGGATCTGTATTACAGACTCAATGTACTTCCTGTAAGAATACCCGCCCTCCGGGACCGGGTTGATGATATTCCTGTTCTTTGTGACTATTTTTTGAGTAAATATTTTGCAAGGAATAGAAAAGATGCTAAAGGACTGACAGCAGAGGCTCAGGAAATACTCTTGAGCTATAGCTGGCCCGGCAATGTCCGGGAGCTTGAAAATGTTATTGAAAGAGCTGTCATTGTTTCAAAGGGTTCCTCCATTGAAATAGATGATCTTCTCCTTGGTAGGGATAAGGAAAAAACTCTTAGCGGATATAAGGGGAAATCTCTTAAAGAGTCTGTTAATATTTTCAAGAAAAGTTATATAAAAAGAGTACTCGCCAG
Proteins encoded in this window:
- the recA gene encoding recombinase RecA; the encoded protein is MADKSSDDKKKAIEAARLQIEKQFGKGSIMKMGDQPHMEVEAIPSGSILLDEALGVGGYPKGRIVEIYGPESSGKTTLALHAIAESQKQGGIAAFIDAEHALDPSYARGLGVNVDELWVSQPDTGEQSLEITESLIRSGAVDIIVVDSVAALTPRAEIEGDMGDSHMGLQARLMSQALRKLTGIISKSNACLIFINQIRMKIGVMFGNPETTTGGNALKFYSSVRLEVRKIETMAKGQEDAIGNRVRVKVVKNKVAPPFRKVELEIIFGKGISSIASLMDAALKYELIQKSGSWYSMDEERIGQGRDNVKKYLEDNEVIAENLLLQLRGIMFPSKKVEAPKDDKKVKKATKDKEPKKIKEELF
- the folK gene encoding 2-amino-4-hydroxy-6-hydroxymethyldihydropteridine diphosphokinase translates to MGTNVGDRIANLLGACRSLNDILDDFSASSVWETRAMIVEDQPNFLNMAVCGDYQGGENSLLEDLQRIEASLGRDRSREIPKGPRTMDLDILFFSDKKIETETLTIPHPGIRLRAFVLYPLLEVYPKDSPAYIQYKEALEQMDDQGVECFIKIMKGKSIFKALEEKRIE
- a CDS encoding ScpA family protein, with product MSEHVTFQLDQFEGPLDLLLFLIKKNEVNIYDIPISSITEQYLSFLQYSTAVNLENITEFYLLAATLLYIKSRMLLPVEVDFSDEIEDPREELVAKLIDYQKYKKLSELMTEQEKSTEWVIERKKKQRMLPFDNEEELWEEVDVWELLQSFSTVMGSLTKEAIVNLYEEVTVNEKITLIQELLEERGEFGFTDILINPNSIMEIVCAFLAVLESVKTRLIMVYQNKLFGDIMIKSRHSEQESEKHESDSGTIDS
- the scpB gene encoding SMC-Scp complex subunit ScpB, with product MNLIQERSIVEAALFLESDPVTIEHLIKVTGLSRDVLKEVMDELKDHYAGEEHGIVINEVQGGYVLAAKEALWDNLKEYYGKKNEDKLSRAAMETLSIIAYSQPLTKAEIENIRGVSSDGMIRLLVKRGLIREVGKKDVPGKPLQYGTSKEFLKLFRLKSISDLPKLDEVEQKRFELNG
- a CDS encoding pseudouridine synthase; amino-acid sequence: MDKDFESLRLQVYLARCGVGSRRKCEEYISDGRVTVNDKAVLVPGQKVGPEDRVCYNGRPVRPERENVYIALHKPSGFICSNQDDQGRPLAISLLSDVTNKRLYNVGRLDYMTSGLIFFTNDGEFSKLMTHPSSHLEKEYMVTTKKEIPKELMEQFKKGMSVQGEYFRLKRYTLKGSRSVSITLEEGKNKELRKVFLSKNITIKSIHRIRIGNIKLTGLASGHFRKLTKKEIDQLKNQAEENKLKSSKARNKK
- the cmk gene encoding (d)CMP kinase; the protein is MIVAIDGPAGVGKSTIASTIAREMGYFNLNSGNFYRAVSLSLMRNNIKIDDEKTVSAIAKGLKFDISDNHLYMNDEDVEDLLHNDEVDAIVAEVSAIVPVRHIVNEHLRILSKSLDLVAEGRDMTTVVFPHGEVKVFLDASPEIRAERRFKQGVSTLSYEEILEGIRKRDVIDRNKKEGSLIISDDALYIDTSSLTLEQVCEKVTDKIKELK
- the rpsA gene encoding 30S ribosomal protein S1 — protein: MGKTDAAAAENNSQTQLQEQYLKAMDQLEEGQLVDGHVIQVDSEFVFIDIGYKSEGKIPLAEFKVAPVIGDIVSVVLVKREGKNGEIVVSKKKADAKVMWKELRDAFQDHKTVKGKVAKSIKGGFEVDLGIEVRAFIPISKMDLHRIEEPEEYVGLESEFYIERLYNDKKVNIVLSRRELLEETLSAAKKDFFAKTSINDEVTGTVKSFTSFGAFIDLGGFDGLLHINDMSWGHVNRPKDYVKKGQEIKLKVIRLEAEDEKINLSLKHFTQDPWSTFEDRYQVEDVVKGKVTKLTDFGAFIEIEEGIEGLAHISELSWVKRIKHPKEIMNIGDEVEAMILGYDIHEGRISLGMKQTLPNPWNEMEAKYPVGMKMTREIKKVTNAGAFVELEEGIDGFLHVDDLSWTKKIKNPSSMLKEGEEIEVIITNVDTEAHRIRLGVKQLSNDPWAELLKLHPKGSIIEGEISNITDFGLFVKVPGEIEGLIHKNNLSEDREADADELLGKYKVGEKISASVIELQPGKQKLSLSVKEMKIREQKKEISKYIHEDDGGDSTFTLADMLKDKES
- a CDS encoding sigma 54-interacting transcriptional regulator — its product is MFADKVDRKRLDTLIEINNLINSNYTDIRTLMTHILESSTRLTGGESSSLLLLDSETDLLYFEIALGTKSEDVKKFTVKMGEGIAGWVAQNNTSLIVNDVEDDPRFFSEIDKDVGYKTTSILAVPLRMKDHCVGVIEVINKKNERKFTEEDLEWLEVFTNQASLAYQNAQSFKKVKDELFRLQDRVESNSGFHKMIFQSSEIDALLKITDKISQSDSPVLITGESGVGKELFAEQVHLRSPRSSDTFVRLNCAAIPEELLESELFGHVKGAFTDASNERIGRFSLADGGTIFLDEIGEISLAVQAKLLRVLQNRQFEALGSSDTITVDVRIIAATNRNLESMVEKGSFREDLYYRLNVLPVRIPALRDRVDDIPVLCDYFLSKYFARNRKDAKGLTAEAQEILLSYSWPGNVRELENVIERAVIVSKGSSIEIDDLLLGRDKEKTLSGYKGKSLKESVNIFKKSYIKRVLASCENNQTEAAAKLGIQRTYLSRLIKDLDIKV